In a single window of the Papaver somniferum cultivar HN1 chromosome 8, ASM357369v1, whole genome shotgun sequence genome:
- the LOC113306352 gene encoding cullin-1-like, which produces MNTPVVELEEGWAILQMGITKVINIIEGVPGETAMDAAFYMKLYTAAYNMCNQKPPHHYITQLYERYEGVYNDYLQSKVLPAIQEKRDNVSMLQELVKRWVSYKDMVRRLSQPFNFLNRNYVAHKNLPMFKDVGFGCFLEIVGAEIEVQVKDAVLSLINKEREGEEIDQTLVKNVLEIFVDIGNENDAQNMEYYVNDFETPFLNDTADYYSRKASNWTREEYAMKAEECLKTEKDRASHYLHSSTEEKLLKIVQDVLNTAYTIA; this is translated from the coding sequence ATGAATACGCCAGTGGTAGAGTTGGAGGAAGGGTGGGCAATCCTGCAGATGGGGATCACAAAGGTGATAAATATTATTGAAGGCGTCCCTGGTGAAACAGCCATGGACGCGGCTTTTTATATGAAGCTATACACAGCAGCTTACAATATGTGCAATCAGAAACCTCCTCATCATTATATCACACAGCTTTACGAAAGATATGAAGGTGTTTATAATGATTACTTGCAATCAAAAGTTTTACCAGCCATTCAAGAGAAGCGTGATAACGTATCTATGTTGCAAGAACTCGTTAAGAGGTGGGTAAGTTATAAAGATATGGTAAGGAGGCTTTCTCAACCTTTCAATTTTCTCAATCGCAATTATGTTGCGCATAAAAACCTTCCAATGTTCAAAGATGTTGGGTTTGGTTGCTTCCTTGAAATTGTTGGTGCAGAGATTGAAGTTCAGGTTAAGGATGCTGTACTTTCGTTGATTAATAAAGAACGTGAAGGAGAGGAAATCGATCAAACGTTGGTCAAGAATGTTTTAGAGATTTTTGTTGACATTGGAAATGAAAATGACGCACAAAATATGGAATATTACGTTAATGATTTTGAAACACCGTTTTTGAATGATACAGCGGATTATTATTCTAGGAAAGCTTCAAATTGGACACGAGAAGAGTATGCGATGAAGGCCGAGGAATGTTTGAAAACGGAGAAAGATAGGGCCTCTCATTATTTGCACTCTAGTACTGAGGAGAAGTTACTGAAGATTGTTCAGGATGTGCTTAATACTGCTTATACAATTGCGTGA